The following are from one region of the Rosistilla carotiformis genome:
- the lysS gene encoding lysine--tRNA ligase, translating to MNKSPDDALNDDGDHQRARREKLAKLNAAGVDPWGQRFDDRSMIQDVRQRAEEVKFQLEDGTLVDLPDFDQPDLEYRQWKSDQGPGGEIGPQVRVAGRIILMRPTGKLVFLNLRDMTGDIQIFIGKNQVGEENFALSKLFDLGDLVGVDGRLGRTNTGELTVFAERLHFHCKMLEPPPEKHAGLADVELRQRMRYLDLVYTDGVRDTFLNRTRIVKSIRETLDQESFWEVEGPTLHTIAGGAAARPFTTHHNALDMDLTMRIALELHLKRLLVGGIERVYELGRVYRNEGISPRHNPEFTMLECYQAYGDYESMMDLTEKLVVNAIDAIGGGYKRKFGDVEIDFTPPFARHKYDDLVAQHTGIDPHDAEQLTAYAKSVGLDPTGKHPDVIKNEIFEEKVEDTLVGPVFVIDYPASICPLTKRKTDNPAIAERFEMFICGMELANAYTELNDPDLQEQLFKTQLDGQEEEDSMAKMDNDFIKALRHGMPPAGGLGVGIDRLVMLLTDSKSIRDVILFPLLRHID from the coding sequence ATGAATAAATCTCCCGACGACGCTCTGAACGACGATGGCGATCACCAACGCGCGCGACGCGAAAAACTGGCGAAACTGAACGCCGCCGGAGTCGATCCGTGGGGCCAGCGATTCGACGACCGGTCGATGATCCAAGACGTGCGGCAACGGGCCGAAGAGGTCAAATTCCAGCTGGAAGATGGGACGTTGGTCGATCTGCCCGATTTCGATCAACCCGACCTGGAATACCGCCAATGGAAATCCGATCAAGGCCCCGGGGGGGAGATCGGTCCTCAGGTTCGCGTCGCCGGACGGATCATCCTGATGCGACCGACCGGCAAGCTGGTCTTCTTGAACCTTCGCGACATGACCGGCGATATCCAGATCTTCATCGGCAAGAACCAAGTCGGCGAAGAGAACTTTGCCCTCTCGAAGCTGTTCGATCTGGGCGACTTGGTTGGCGTCGACGGGCGTCTGGGGCGAACCAATACCGGTGAACTGACCGTCTTCGCCGAACGCTTGCACTTCCATTGCAAGATGCTCGAGCCACCACCCGAAAAACATGCCGGTCTGGCCGACGTGGAACTGCGTCAACGGATGCGTTACCTCGATTTGGTTTACACCGATGGAGTCCGCGACACGTTCCTGAACCGCACGCGGATCGTCAAAAGCATTCGCGAAACTTTGGACCAAGAGAGCTTCTGGGAAGTCGAGGGGCCAACGCTGCACACGATCGCCGGTGGCGCCGCAGCTCGCCCCTTTACGACGCACCACAATGCGTTGGACATGGACCTGACGATGCGGATCGCGTTGGAACTGCATCTGAAGCGACTGTTGGTTGGCGGCATCGAACGCGTCTACGAACTGGGCCGCGTCTATCGTAACGAAGGGATCAGTCCACGGCACAATCCCGAGTTCACGATGCTGGAATGCTACCAAGCGTACGGCGATTACGAATCGATGATGGACCTGACCGAAAAGCTTGTCGTCAACGCGATCGATGCGATCGGTGGCGGTTACAAGCGAAAGTTCGGCGACGTCGAAATCGATTTCACTCCGCCGTTTGCACGCCATAAATACGACGACCTCGTCGCCCAACATACCGGGATCGATCCCCATGACGCCGAACAATTGACCGCGTATGCGAAAAGCGTTGGCCTCGATCCGACCGGCAAACACCCCGACGTGATCAAAAACGAGATCTTCGAAGAGAAGGTCGAAGACACGTTGGTCGGTCCCGTTTTTGTGATCGATTACCCCGCCAGCATCTGCCCCCTGACCAAACGCAAGACCGACAATCCCGCGATCGCTGAACGCTTTGAAATGTTCATCTGCGGGATGGAATTGGCCAACGCCTACACCGAACTAAACGACCCCGATCTTCAAGAGCAGCTGTTCAAGACTCAATTGGACGGCCAGGAGGAAGAGGATTCGATGGCCAAGATGGACAACGACTTCATCAAAGCCCTCCGGCACGGAATGCCTCCGGCGGGTGGTCTGGGTGTTGGGATCGATCGCTTGGTGATGCTGTTGACCGATTCGAAGAGTATTCGCGACGTGATCCTGTTCCCGCTGTTGCGACACATCGACTGA
- a CDS encoding leucine-rich repeat domain-containing protein yields the protein MVNTRITGWFAITCLMLGTTVADDKAAEPAKPAAAAEAKPEAAKPEEKKDVKAEEKKEAKPEPNKEEKPEPKKEAKPEPKKEAKPAEKKEAKPEAKPKEMKAEAKPEEKKPEAKPAPTFPDKALEAAVRAEVFAKRYNNEPITAEDVKNISRVVGKGKGIKSLEGLQHCEAIMLIDLEDNEIADLGPIKDLTRLQSVTLAGNKISDIKPLAGLVKMQLLDLSRNQVSDLAPLKAMSNLRTLYVADNKLATLAPIAELTKIWSLDAAGNQISDLKPLSNLGWLTTLDIQRNAVADLSPLKSLDDLDFMLLQDNKITDLSVLVEMCKKDFEGSKRFAPFLKLYVKGNPLSDDAQKQQLAKLKEFGTRVHVE from the coding sequence ATGGTTAACACTCGAATCACTGGCTGGTTTGCGATCACTTGCTTGATGCTTGGTACAACTGTCGCCGACGACAAGGCGGCCGAACCGGCGAAGCCCGCCGCGGCGGCGGAAGCGAAACCCGAGGCAGCAAAGCCCGAAGAGAAGAAAGACGTAAAGGCTGAAGAGAAGAAAGAGGCGAAGCCGGAGCCGAATAAGGAAGAGAAACCGGAACCCAAGAAGGAAGCCAAGCCAGAGCCTAAAAAAGAAGCCAAGCCAGCGGAGAAAAAAGAAGCCAAGCCGGAAGCGAAGCCCAAGGAGATGAAGGCTGAGGCCAAGCCAGAAGAGAAGAAGCCAGAAGCGAAGCCAGCGCCGACCTTCCCCGACAAAGCGCTCGAAGCGGCGGTGCGAGCCGAGGTTTTCGCCAAGCGATACAACAACGAACCGATCACCGCTGAGGATGTGAAAAACATCTCGCGTGTTGTCGGCAAGGGGAAAGGAATCAAGAGCCTCGAGGGGCTGCAACACTGCGAAGCGATCATGTTGATCGATTTGGAAGACAACGAGATCGCTGACCTCGGGCCAATCAAAGACCTCACCCGCCTGCAATCGGTCACTTTGGCAGGGAACAAGATCAGCGACATTAAACCGTTGGCTGGATTGGTGAAAATGCAGCTGCTGGATCTGTCGCGGAACCAAGTCAGCGACCTGGCACCGCTGAAGGCGATGTCGAACCTGCGAACCTTGTACGTCGCCGACAACAAGCTGGCCACGCTGGCACCGATCGCCGAACTGACCAAAATCTGGTCGCTTGACGCCGCAGGGAATCAGATCAGCGACCTCAAGCCGCTGTCGAACCTCGGTTGGTTGACGACGCTCGACATCCAACGCAACGCGGTTGCCGACCTCAGCCCGCTGAAGTCGCTGGACGATCTCGACTTCATGCTGCTGCAAGACAACAAGATCACCGACCTGAGCGTCTTGGTCGAGATGTGCAAGAAGGACTTCGAAGGATCGAAGCGGTTCGCCCCCTTCCTGAAGCTGTACGTGAAAGGGAATCCGCTTTCCGACGACGCTCAGAAACAACAGCTGGCCAAACTGAAAGAGTTCGGAACGCGCGTCCACGTCGAATAA
- a CDS encoding SGNH/GDSL hydrolase family protein, which produces MKCPTDRRGLNGSFATIALFAAFLIHPFPSNEALAEHEGRVQILLLGDSTAEGSVPRRIRPEGPHLETVLEQLLAAEEDLPECDVINSSLSGEYIRRLFDSKRYDRDVAKLPGLDYILIRYGLNDRARLDNFVDDFPADFKKLLARLRVDHPDAILIPMTVIPFSGEEASTQINDLVRAVAKEEQLEVFDIYPRYAAELEKGYNMLNYRRYPLAKIPAKYHELVEPFVYGPSVEVMGNELDAILGHLPGWTGDRHPNLAGYNVIADETAKYMAPLLRKRSEK; this is translated from the coding sequence ATGAAGTGTCCCACCGATCGCCGTGGCTTGAACGGTTCGTTTGCCACAATTGCTCTGTTTGCCGCGTTTTTGATCCACCCGTTTCCATCCAACGAAGCGCTCGCCGAACACGAAGGTCGCGTGCAGATCTTATTGCTCGGCGACAGCACCGCCGAAGGGAGTGTGCCGCGACGGATTCGTCCGGAAGGACCGCATCTGGAGACGGTGTTGGAACAACTGTTGGCGGCGGAAGAGGATCTGCCGGAGTGCGATGTGATCAATTCGAGTCTCAGTGGCGAATACATCCGCCGGCTGTTCGATTCGAAGCGATATGACCGCGACGTCGCCAAGCTGCCGGGGCTCGACTACATCTTGATCCGCTATGGTCTCAACGATCGAGCGCGGCTGGACAATTTCGTCGACGACTTCCCCGCCGACTTCAAGAAACTGCTCGCGCGGCTTCGCGTCGACCATCCCGATGCGATCTTGATCCCGATGACCGTGATCCCGTTTTCGGGAGAAGAGGCGAGCACGCAGATCAACGACTTGGTTCGTGCCGTTGCCAAGGAAGAGCAGCTGGAAGTGTTCGATATCTATCCGCGCTACGCAGCGGAGCTGGAGAAGGGCTACAACATGCTCAACTATCGGCGTTACCCGCTAGCCAAGATTCCGGCCAAGTACCACGAGCTGGTCGAGCCGTTTGTGTATGGCCCCAGCGTCGAAGTGATGGGGAACGAGCTGGATGCGATTCTGGGGCATCTGCCCGGGTGGACCGGAGATCGCCATCCAAACCTCGCCGGGTACAACGTGATCGCCGATGAGACGGCCAAATACATGGCCCCGCTGTTGCGGAAGCGATCGGAGAAATAA
- a CDS encoding Gfo/Idh/MocA family oxidoreductase — protein sequence MQNDSTRRGFLKTSTIAATGAALSSSVARTAHAAGSDEIRFVVVGCGGRGTGAAMQIMNTKGNTKLVAVADAFGDKAERSIKSLANKHKDKVDVPKERIFTGLDAYKQAIDVDCDLVVIATPPGFKPQQFEYAVNKGRHIFMEKPVAVDAPGVRRVLKSVEESKKKNLMVGIGLQRRHEPQYIETIDRIHNGAIGDIIAQRVYWNGGGIWYRPKTEGQSEMAFQCNNWYHFNWICGDQICEQHIHNLDVGCWVKGSYPVECNGMGGREMRMGGDATKSQIFDHTFCEYTFSDGTKMFSQGRHLAGSWTHVGEAVHGSKGTADPSGSITGPNAWKFEGQRLNGHQQEQHDLIEALMAGEIYNEGEYGAKSTFTAILGREACYSGKVVQWDQLLAEGKDLCPGIDEYTIDSVPPTVPGEDGKYPHPVPGKYSPFA from the coding sequence ATGCAGAACGACTCTACACGTCGAGGCTTTTTAAAGACATCTACGATTGCCGCCACGGGAGCGGCGTTGTCCAGTTCGGTGGCTCGCACCGCGCATGCTGCTGGCAGCGACGAAATCCGCTTTGTAGTAGTCGGTTGTGGTGGTCGTGGTACCGGTGCCGCGATGCAGATCATGAACACCAAAGGGAACACCAAGCTGGTTGCCGTCGCCGACGCTTTTGGCGACAAAGCCGAACGCTCGATCAAGAGCTTGGCCAACAAGCACAAAGACAAGGTCGACGTTCCTAAGGAACGGATCTTCACCGGTTTGGACGCCTACAAGCAAGCGATCGACGTCGATTGCGATCTGGTTGTGATCGCGACTCCTCCCGGTTTCAAGCCGCAACAATTCGAATATGCGGTTAACAAGGGACGCCACATCTTCATGGAGAAGCCGGTTGCCGTCGATGCACCAGGCGTTCGCCGCGTGCTGAAGTCGGTGGAAGAATCGAAGAAGAAGAACCTGATGGTTGGTATCGGTCTGCAACGCCGCCACGAACCACAATACATCGAAACGATCGACCGCATCCACAACGGCGCGATCGGCGACATCATCGCTCAACGCGTCTATTGGAACGGCGGCGGCATCTGGTACCGTCCCAAAACCGAAGGCCAATCGGAAATGGCGTTCCAGTGCAACAACTGGTACCACTTCAATTGGATCTGCGGCGACCAGATCTGCGAACAACACATCCACAACCTGGACGTCGGTTGCTGGGTTAAGGGATCGTATCCCGTCGAATGCAACGGCATGGGCGGTCGCGAGATGCGAATGGGAGGCGATGCCACCAAGAGCCAGATCTTCGACCACACGTTCTGCGAATACACCTTCTCCGACGGCACGAAGATGTTCAGCCAAGGACGCCACTTGGCCGGATCGTGGACTCACGTCGGCGAAGCGGTTCACGGTTCGAAGGGTACCGCCGATCCATCGGGATCGATCACCGGCCCGAACGCGTGGAAGTTCGAAGGACAACGCCTGAACGGTCACCAGCAAGAGCAACACGATTTGATCGAAGCTCTGATGGCGGGCGAGATCTACAACGAAGGTGAATATGGTGCGAAGAGCACCTTCACCGCGATCCTGGGCCGCGAAGCCTGCTACTCGGGCAAGGTGGTTCAATGGGATCAATTGTTGGCCGAAGGAAAGGACCTTTGCCCAGGCATCGATGAATACACGATCGATTCGGTTCCACCAACCGTTCCCGGCGAAGATGGCAAGTACCCACATCCGGTTCCCGGCAAGTACAGCCCATTCGCCTAA
- a CDS encoding COG1361 family protein, with product MFATRTHHYFTAALWACVLMMPCVTGCTHLQLPAIDPTGECFFLPCPNTTTLTLPCTDKLQNGCGPFGCLPEPAFTDPAPPPPCLQGAGIPQTAPAPPPAKVVDECADGPKAVLFDKHCDLRKLLHLPDRGKRGRILLNHRKIIAPVGGEVVLLSGVCGTDGYLMTGEPLEWMLTPDSVGHFIDVGDDKQGALHRLVARNPVEKKTGSYALGRTSTVASLITRGNLRRGDDVPVKKGETWLSISSPSEGISRVTVMAPESDCWDQRKATATIYWVDAHWQFPAPLNLRAGEQAQLTTHVTRKEGELPASGWKVRYQVMNPEVALFDNGQSQPQAVIEAVVNENGDATAILRPIAPVAGTAFIQTTVIRPAGLDEALPRMTLGAGQTMVTWSAPRLVVRTGAPPFVARDEEFAIGINVSNSGDLTAENVRVLTELPPGVELVSTSLIQADGSRVPAQHTLVGAQVLWDIDNLPAQTQLDIELNVRAKASFQIPVQARGAENTFAEDTVNVTVVQRNLVVTITPADPNARAEVGQETTFNIEVRNNGDQPISGVQVHAQGDQGLLAFAADTGQWQQHVVKVLEEPLLPNKPWTIQATYQVREPGQRCVQVIATGGNAQRATETACVNAVNPPPANPMVSARIVTGSQSVQQGEEVLVKYFVYNNGTVPLTNVRVVATYDPALTALQFTQGYDSSQLGIFTVSWVLPSIQPGEELPVEGQFRVDGRPGVARLDVAISSEQGANASADTTLQVLARTVAPPPATGQAPTPQPAQPPQQPTPQPPPIGAPPINGSTTPIPGPSTPPAQTPGAVGSGIGGLQVDIESRDNPVVVGDRISLDLVVTNNRNVPEDDVILSILLPAGTRLEAVQSTMFQGDPVENISADGIVRLQPISQLRAGEAIRYTVLISGNQPQLMTVRAEATSRQTSQGVGDETRLQVQAR from the coding sequence ATGTTTGCTACAAGGACCCACCACTACTTCACCGCTGCGCTTTGGGCGTGCGTTCTGATGATGCCATGCGTCACCGGTTGCACTCACCTCCAATTGCCGGCGATCGATCCGACGGGCGAGTGCTTTTTCCTGCCATGCCCGAATACTACGACACTGACGCTGCCTTGCACCGATAAATTGCAAAATGGCTGCGGTCCGTTTGGGTGCCTGCCCGAGCCGGCGTTCACCGATCCCGCGCCGCCGCCCCCTTGTCTGCAAGGTGCGGGCATTCCGCAGACCGCTCCCGCCCCGCCACCAGCCAAGGTGGTCGACGAGTGCGCCGACGGTCCCAAAGCGGTTCTGTTCGACAAGCATTGCGATCTGCGCAAGTTGTTGCATCTGCCCGACCGTGGCAAACGCGGCCGGATCCTATTGAATCATCGCAAGATCATCGCGCCGGTCGGCGGCGAAGTTGTCTTGCTTTCCGGTGTGTGTGGAACCGACGGTTACCTGATGACCGGCGAACCGCTGGAGTGGATGTTGACGCCCGATAGCGTCGGCCACTTCATCGACGTCGGCGACGATAAACAGGGAGCGCTGCATCGCTTGGTCGCTCGCAACCCGGTCGAAAAGAAAACCGGCAGCTATGCGCTGGGGCGGACCAGTACCGTCGCATCGTTGATCACGCGTGGGAACCTGCGCCGCGGCGACGATGTGCCTGTGAAGAAGGGAGAGACTTGGTTGTCGATCAGCTCGCCCAGCGAAGGGATCAGCCGCGTCACGGTGATGGCTCCCGAAAGCGATTGCTGGGATCAACGCAAAGCGACCGCGACGATCTACTGGGTCGATGCGCATTGGCAATTCCCTGCGCCCCTGAATCTGCGCGCCGGCGAACAGGCTCAATTAACCACCCATGTCACTCGCAAAGAGGGTGAACTGCCAGCGTCGGGCTGGAAGGTCCGCTACCAGGTGATGAATCCTGAAGTCGCACTGTTCGACAATGGCCAATCGCAACCGCAAGCGGTGATCGAAGCGGTCGTCAACGAAAATGGCGATGCCACCGCGATCCTGCGTCCGATCGCGCCGGTTGCCGGAACCGCGTTCATTCAAACCACAGTGATCCGCCCTGCGGGATTAGACGAAGCGTTGCCGCGGATGACGTTGGGAGCGGGGCAGACGATGGTTACTTGGTCGGCACCACGGTTGGTCGTTCGAACCGGTGCCCCGCCATTTGTTGCTCGCGACGAAGAGTTTGCGATCGGCATCAACGTCTCCAACTCGGGCGATTTGACTGCGGAAAACGTTCGCGTTTTGACCGAACTGCCCCCAGGCGTCGAACTGGTCAGCACCTCGTTGATCCAAGCTGATGGCAGCCGAGTGCCGGCGCAACATACGCTGGTCGGGGCTCAGGTTTTGTGGGACATCGACAACCTGCCCGCTCAGACTCAACTAGACATCGAATTGAACGTTCGCGCCAAAGCGAGCTTCCAGATTCCGGTGCAAGCTCGTGGAGCGGAGAACACGTTTGCCGAGGACACCGTCAACGTGACCGTCGTCCAACGGAACCTGGTCGTCACGATTACCCCAGCCGATCCGAACGCTCGTGCCGAGGTTGGGCAAGAGACGACGTTCAATATTGAAGTACGCAACAACGGCGATCAACCGATCTCGGGCGTCCAAGTGCACGCTCAAGGGGATCAAGGTCTGTTGGCCTTTGCCGCCGACACCGGTCAGTGGCAACAGCATGTCGTGAAAGTATTGGAAGAGCCTTTGCTGCCTAACAAGCCTTGGACCATCCAAGCGACCTACCAGGTTCGGGAACCGGGGCAGCGATGCGTTCAAGTGATCGCAACTGGCGGCAACGCTCAACGAGCGACGGAAACGGCCTGCGTCAACGCGGTCAATCCACCACCGGCCAACCCAATGGTTTCGGCTCGCATCGTGACCGGCAGCCAGTCGGTGCAACAGGGGGAGGAAGTGTTGGTGAAGTACTTCGTCTACAACAACGGGACCGTGCCGCTGACAAATGTCCGCGTTGTGGCCACCTACGACCCCGCGTTGACTGCGTTGCAATTCACCCAAGGTTACGACTCGTCCCAGCTAGGGATCTTCACGGTCAGCTGGGTTTTACCAAGCATCCAACCAGGTGAGGAATTGCCGGTCGAAGGGCAGTTCCGCGTCGACGGTCGCCCCGGCGTGGCTCGATTGGATGTAGCGATCTCGTCGGAACAAGGTGCCAACGCATCGGCCGATACGACGTTGCAGGTGTTAGCAAGGACTGTGGCTCCGCCCCCTGCGACGGGGCAGGCTCCCACGCCGCAGCCAGCTCAGCCGCCGCAACAACCGACGCCCCAGCCGCCACCGATTGGTGCACCGCCAATCAACGGCAGCACGACTCCGATTCCAGGTCCATCGACGCCACCGGCCCAAACGCCCGGTGCGGTCGGCAGCGGAATCGGCGGCTTGCAGGTCGACATCGAATCTCGCGACAACCCGGTTGTCGTCGGCGATCGAATCTCGCTCGACTTGGTCGTGACGAACAATCGGAACGTTCCCGAGGACGATGTCATCCTGAGCATCCTGCTGCCAGCCGGAACGCGGCTCGAAGCGGTGCAGTCGACGATGTTCCAAGGGGATCCGGTCGAAAACATCTCCGCCGATGGGATCGTCCGGCTGCAGCCGATCAGCCAGTTGAGGGCCGGTGAGGCGATCCGCTACACGGTGTTGATCAGCGGAAACCAGCCGCAATTGATGACCGTGCGGGCCGAAGCGACCAGCCGTCAGACGTCTCAAGGCGTCGGCGACGAGACGCGGTTGCAGGTTCAAGCACGCTAA
- the gap gene encoding type I glyceraldehyde-3-phosphate dehydrogenase gives MAIRVAINGFGRIGRLTFRNLMERSDEFEVVAINDLTDNETLRTLLKYDSIHGRYPGDVAYDDKSIIVDGKPIAALAERDPAKLPWGEMNVDVVIESTGFFTARATDTKPGYDSHLAAGAKKVVLSAPAKDGADLTCVMGVNDDKLTADMKCVSNASCTTNCLAPVAKVLNDTFGIESGLMTTVHAYTNDQKVQDQPHADLYRSRAAGQNIIPTSTGAAKAVGLVIPELKGKLTGIAMRVPVPTGSVVDLTCNLSKEASVESINAAIKEAAEGPLKGILMYTEDAIVSSDIVHDPHSSVFAADFTQVLGDNGKFVKVISWYDNEWGYSCRTADLIAKFGPM, from the coding sequence GTGGCAATTCGAGTAGCAATCAATGGCTTTGGCCGCATCGGACGTTTGACGTTTCGCAATCTGATGGAACGCAGCGACGAATTCGAAGTTGTGGCGATCAATGACTTGACCGACAACGAAACTTTGCGAACGCTGTTGAAGTATGACAGCATCCACGGACGCTATCCAGGCGACGTCGCCTACGACGACAAGTCGATCATCGTCGACGGCAAGCCAATCGCCGCATTGGCCGAACGCGACCCAGCCAAGTTGCCTTGGGGCGAAATGAACGTCGACGTAGTGATCGAGAGCACCGGTTTCTTCACCGCGCGTGCTACCGACACCAAACCAGGTTACGATTCGCACTTGGCCGCCGGAGCCAAGAAGGTTGTTTTGAGCGCACCAGCGAAAGATGGCGCCGACCTGACCTGCGTGATGGGCGTCAACGACGACAAACTGACCGCCGACATGAAGTGCGTTTCGAACGCCAGCTGCACCACCAACTGCTTGGCTCCTGTCGCCAAGGTCCTCAACGACACCTTCGGTATCGAATCGGGCCTGATGACCACCGTTCACGCTTACACCAACGACCAGAAGGTGCAAGATCAACCGCACGCCGACCTGTACCGCTCGCGTGCTGCTGGCCAGAACATCATCCCAACCAGCACCGGTGCCGCCAAGGCCGTCGGTTTGGTAATCCCGGAACTGAAGGGCAAGCTGACCGGTATCGCGATGCGAGTTCCTGTGCCAACCGGTAGCGTCGTCGACCTGACCTGCAACTTGAGCAAAGAAGCGTCGGTCGAATCGATCAACGCCGCGATCAAGGAAGCTGCTGAAGGACCTCTGAAGGGCATCCTGATGTACACCGAAGACGCGATCGTCAGCAGCGACATCGTTCACGATCCGCACAGCAGCGTTTTCGCCGCCGACTTCACCCAAGTTCTGGGCGACAACGGCAAGTTCGTTAAGGTGATCAGCTGGTACGACAACGAATGGGGTTACAGCTGCCGCACCGCCGACTTGATCGCCAAGTTTGGCCCTATGTAA
- a CDS encoding class I SAM-dependent methyltransferase, which translates to MQIESIPSWQLPAGVSPGTWDYAARPAIATEYDQYFVDHPLFALDQQLVLRHLPPADSQGAATVADLGCGTGRALVALAASGYRGLAIDLSQHMLDVVQQKTQTQNLPIVSVRANLVDLNGIADQCVDHAVSLFSTLGMIRGRQHRIAALAHTRRILKPGGRFVLHVHNIWSSLYDPSGPAWLFRSWWSSRKQTDQEFGDRVYQYRGLPNMFLHNFGLNELKADLRQAGFQVDQIFPLNQTASGVLPLRHLLPRVRAGGFVAVCHRD; encoded by the coding sequence GTGCAAATTGAATCGATTCCTTCGTGGCAGTTGCCTGCGGGCGTGAGCCCAGGAACCTGGGATTATGCCGCGCGACCGGCGATCGCAACAGAGTATGACCAATACTTCGTCGACCACCCTCTGTTTGCCTTGGATCAACAGCTGGTTTTGCGGCATCTGCCTCCCGCCGATTCACAAGGGGCTGCGACCGTTGCCGATCTGGGCTGTGGCACCGGGCGGGCGTTGGTTGCACTGGCGGCCAGCGGGTATCGCGGGCTGGCGATCGATCTGAGCCAGCACATGTTGGATGTGGTGCAACAGAAAACCCAAACGCAGAATCTGCCAATCGTTTCAGTCCGGGCAAACCTTGTCGATCTGAATGGGATCGCCGACCAATGCGTCGATCATGCCGTCTCGCTGTTTAGCACGTTGGGGATGATTCGCGGTCGTCAGCACCGGATCGCGGCGCTTGCGCACACACGGCGAATCCTCAAACCGGGGGGGCGATTTGTGCTGCACGTTCACAATATCTGGTCGTCCCTTTACGATCCCTCCGGCCCCGCCTGGCTATTCCGTTCGTGGTGGTCCAGCCGCAAGCAAACCGACCAAGAATTTGGCGATCGCGTCTACCAATATCGCGGACTGCCGAACATGTTCCTTCACAACTTTGGGTTGAATGAGCTGAAGGCCGACCTGAGGCAAGCCGGTTTCCAAGTCGATCAGATCTTCCCACTGAATCAAACGGCCAGCGGCGTGTTGCCGTTGCGGCACCTGCTGCCGCGCGTCCGCGCCGGGGGCTTTGTCGCCGTTTGCCATCGTGATTGA
- a CDS encoding lysylphosphatidylglycerol synthase transmembrane domain-containing protein: MKSTPSKTMSVKQVLLTVAKFGVPVGIVWYLVSQIQPEQWSALQASPKEYSLLALAMLVGLAATVLSYLRWWLLVRSHNIPLTPTEGVRLGAIGFLLNFVSIGAVGGDVFKAYFLSRRTPGKKIEVFATALVDRVVGLYGLLLVASVALWMIGDSLAGDDVAMIRTVVYSLTLAGAAFMLGIVLGGSLIDKALDRIMDVPMVGPFVHRIADPLRAFRHHTGAFMITIAMSVVVHMMLAVAIYFIAAGLYRHPPTLPEHMVIVPIANAVAGLPISLAGIGVFEGALDHLYAKLPQQPTDASGTIVGLVYEMVKITIAMIGVVFYWTGQREVRESFQAASTAPAES, translated from the coding sequence ATGAAAAGCACACCCAGTAAAACAATGTCTGTGAAGCAGGTTCTGTTGACGGTCGCCAAGTTTGGCGTACCGGTTGGGATCGTTTGGTATCTCGTTTCCCAGATCCAGCCCGAACAGTGGTCGGCGCTGCAAGCTTCGCCAAAGGAATACTCTCTGCTGGCCCTGGCGATGTTGGTCGGCCTCGCGGCGACCGTGCTCAGCTACCTTCGTTGGTGGCTGTTGGTGCGGTCTCACAACATTCCGTTGACGCCCACCGAAGGGGTTCGGTTGGGAGCGATCGGTTTTTTGCTGAACTTTGTTTCGATCGGAGCGGTGGGAGGGGATGTCTTCAAAGCCTATTTTCTGTCCCGTCGCACTCCAGGGAAAAAGATCGAAGTCTTTGCGACGGCGCTTGTGGATCGCGTTGTGGGGCTGTACGGATTGCTGTTGGTCGCATCGGTCGCGCTGTGGATGATCGGCGACTCGTTGGCCGGAGACGATGTTGCGATGATCCGCACCGTTGTCTATTCGTTAACCTTGGCCGGCGCCGCCTTTATGTTAGGGATCGTGTTGGGCGGTTCTCTGATCGACAAAGCTTTGGACCGGATAATGGACGTGCCGATGGTCGGGCCTTTCGTGCATCGCATCGCCGATCCTTTACGCGCCTTCCGGCACCATACCGGGGCGTTCATGATCACGATCGCGATGTCGGTCGTGGTGCACATGATGTTGGCGGTGGCAATCTATTTCATCGCCGCGGGTTTGTATCGACATCCTCCGACGCTACCCGAGCATATGGTGATCGTTCCGATTGCCAACGCCGTTGCTGGATTGCCGATCTCACTGGCTGGAATCGGTGTCTTCGAAGGCGCCCTGGACCATCTCTATGCCAAATTGCCTCAACAACCGACCGACGCATCGGGAACGATCGTGGGGTTGGTGTACGAAATGGTCAAGATCACGATCGCGATGATCGGAGTCGTCTTTTATTGGACGGGACAACGGGAGGTCCGGGAATCGTTTCAGGCTGCCAGCACGGCGCCTGCCGAATCGTGA